The nucleotide window TCGACCTCGTGCTCCCGGCGCAGGTCGCGGAGCACGAAGACGGCGCCGCCACCGCCCGGTCCCTGACCCCGGAGCGCCCCGGCGGATACCGCCACCGGCACCAGCCCCCGCTCTCCCAGCTGGAGCCAGCACTGCGTGCTCCATCGTTGGTCTGGCGGTCGCCGTAGGTAGGCGGTGAGATCGGCACCGTCTTCTCCGACCAGGGTGATCACGTCCGCCACGGGCCGGCCGCGAGCCGCGCTGTCGCTGACGAGGACCAGCTCCTCGGCAGCCTGGTTGAAGTCAGTGATCCTGCCGGCCGAGTCGACGGCGACGAGCGCTTCGCCCATTCCCGCCACCACGGCCTCGAGCCGACCGCGGAGACGAGTCTCGTCCTGGGCCGCGTCGCGCAGAGCCGTCGCCTTCTCGTCGATGGACGAGGCCATCGAGTCGAACGCCGCTCCTAATCTTCCCACCTCGTCCTCCGAGCGGACCCTGGCCTTGACGTCGACGTCGCCACGGCGGATGGACTCAGCGGCGGTGGTGAGCCGCCGCAGGTCCGAGCCCACTCGGTCTCCAACCAGCGACGCCAGCAACAGAGCGAGAAGTGTGCCACCCAGGGCGATGATGAACAGCGTGCGGAAGAGGTCGTTCTGTGTCTGATCGACCACCGTCGTCGGGGTGGACGAGAGGAACGCCATGACCGGCCTGTTGTCGCTGGCGGCCACCGACTGGCCGGCGACGAAGCGGCCTTGAACAGTGGCCGACGTGACCGCACCGCTGCCGGAGAGCACCTGAGCGGCGACACCCTGCAGCGTGCCGTATTCCGGGTTCCAGCCTCCGGCGCTGCTGAGCACGCTGGTAGGCCCGACCAGGGCCAACGAGAGGGTGGGATCGTCCACCCGCAGCTGTTCCAGGTAGCCGCGATCGAGGACGCGAACGGCGATCGCCACACCCATCACCCGCGCCGTGCCCGGTAGACCGGGTCCGCGGGCGATGACCACGTCGGGATACGCGCCCACGGCGATGGCTTGGCCTCCCACGACAGCCGCCGTGCCCGTCGAGAGCTGGGCGGCGACAGCCTGGGCCACGGCCGGAGAGCCCGGCAAGGCGGCAGCCGCGCCGGGACCGAGGGCCGCGCCGAGGTTGGCCGACGACGCCACGACCCCACTGCCGGGCTGCACCCACGCCACCTCGACCCCGGCAGGCACGGCGGAGGCAGAGATCGCCGACAGGGCATCGCGCACACAGCTGGTGACGACCGTCTGGTCGGCCAGGACGCAGTCGGAGCGGGCGTTGATGGAGGCCCGCACGGAGGAACCCACGAGAACGGCCTCACCTCGCAACTGCTCCGGGCTGCTCGACGTCAGGGTGGCCCCGGAAGAGGCGCGTCCGTCGAGACGACGCACGGCGTCGTTCCGCACGGTCGAGGAGACGACCTGGGACAGGGCCAGAGAGAGGATGAAGACGAGGACGAGGAGGGTCGCAGCAGCGGTGGCAGCCACCCGGGCGGCGATGGCCTGGCGGCTGGCCGCTACCAGGGCGACGCCCAGGCTCAAGGCTCCGGCGGCGAGGAGGCCGTCGGCCACCCGGGCCGAGGTGCCTTGCAGCACGATGGCAGCCCCCGCCAACCCGACGCCCAGCCACACGAGTGCCTGGGACGCGTCGCCCGCCCGCCACCGCAGGGAGCCGATGAGGATCAGGATCAGGCCGGCCCCCTGCAGCCCGCCGACGACCGAGCTGGTAGCCGGCTGGACCAGCAGGGACCCCGTCAGGAAGGCGCCAGTTGCCAAGGCCGCGAAACCCACCCCGAGCGCGGCTCGGGCCCACGGCGACCGGCTCAGCAGCTCTGCTCTGAGCAGTACGAGGGCCACCCCGGCAGCGGCCACGAGAAAGATGGCGAACTGGGCGGCGAACTCGAACTGCGCGGGTACGGAACCCATGGCTCCTATGCCGTCTCTCCCGTCGGTGGCGGAGGAAGGTCGCGGGTGTTGCCACCGTGGCTGCTCAAGGCGGCCAGCGCCTGGTCCAACGACGCCACGGAGACCACCTTGAGGTGACTCCCCGCATGTTGCATTGCCACCTTGTACTCGGGCGGGGGCACCAAGAACAAGGTGGCGCCGGCGTTGCGGACGGCGACGGTCTTCTGAGCGACGCCTCCGACGTCGCCCACCTGTCCGGTGGGGTCGATCGTGCCCGTGGCGGAGATCTTCTGCCCCCCGGTGAGGTCGTCAGGAGTGAGCGCCTGGATGATCCCCAACGTGTAGGCCAGGCCGGCCGAGGGCCCACCGATTCCCTCGGAGTTGATCGTGATCGGGAAGGGGAAGTTGTACTGGGCGTGGGTGGACAGGGCGACGCCCATGTACGCCACCTGTTGGCCCTGCTGCTGGCGACCACCGAGAGTGAGGATCACGTCACGAGTCGGGGCGCCCCCTCCGGGCTCCACGGTCAGGTGCGCGACATCGCCGGGGTGCAGAGCGTGGGTGATCGCCACGGCCTGATCAGCGGTGGGCGTCGGTCGGCCGTCGATGGCGGTGATGGTCTCGCCGATCTGCAGCTTGCCGGCCGCCGGCGCCCCGCTCTGGACCTCGGCGACCACGGCGCCGGCATCGCTCTCCGGTACGGGGTAGTTGAGGCGGCGGAGCGCGGCCACCTGAGCCGCCTGCTTGGAGTCGTCCATTTCCAGGGTGTTCTGCACCTGCAGCTGGCTCGGCGGAGTGGAGCCGAGCACCTCCGCGGCAGGGACCACCGACACGTCGGAGCTCAGCTTGTCGGGCAGGTAGTCGATGGCCCGGACCTGGCTCAGGGACACGGTCGTCAGGAAGACCTGGCCCGGAACGGTGTGGCTCTTGTCGGGCGGGACCTTGATCAGGTTGCCGACCGCGACGGCCGAGCCTGGAGCCAAGGCGTAGTAGTTGAGCTTGATCGTGGTGCCGGCGACCGCGGCGGCCACCAGCAGGACCACGACGGCGATGACCCATCGGAGCCAGCGTCGGCGTCGACGAGGTTCGGACCCAGACGGCGAGGGGCCTGGTTGTACCATCGGATCGATAGTGCTCAAGTCGGGTTTGTGCCCCTCTACTCTGGGCCTCCGGCGGGAACCTGCTCCGTCGCCGTCGATCACATCAGCCTGCCACGGAACGGAGGCCCTGCCGCCGCAGCCGGCGAGCTGAGCTCCCCATGACTCCTCTCTTCGATCAGGACTCGGCCAAGAGCAGTGAGAACCGCCCCGGCGGGGGCGCCCCACCGGCGGGGGCGGGCCACGATGAGGCCGCACCCCAGGGCGAGGCGTCGGACGACCATCCCAGGTACCCGGATCGAGGAGAATCAATCAGCCCGGGACCAGATCCGAGCGAGGGCGTCGCCCGCTCGGACGCGGGAGAGGGTGCCGATGGAGCCGGACCCAGTGGGGAGTCGGCGCCGGCGGAGGCCGAGGCTGATGCAGAGCCAGAAGCTGACCCAGCCGCGGAGGCCGAGACGGAGACGGCCTCGGTGGAAGCCGGGCCGGGAGACACAGCGCCAACGGCGACCTCGTTCGAGCCAGTCGCCGGACCTCTGCCACCACCGCCGACGCTATCTGCTCCAGAGTCTGGGGTACGCGCGCCCGCGCCCCCAACGGACCCGACACCGGTTGGACCCCCGCCGGCGCCGCTCGAGCCGGTGACGGCGCCCTCGTCGGCGGGACCCGCCCCGTCCCAGTTCGAGTCACAATCCCTTGCGCCCATTCGGGCGAACGGCCGGGTGGCGGGCGGGGCGCTGGGCCGGTTGGCGCAGCTCTGGCCCTCGCCAGTGAGAGCTCACCCCGACCAGGGCGTGTCCTCACTCGTCCTGCTCGTGGGGCTGGCCGTGACGGTCGGTGTGGTCGGCGCGGGAGTCGTCGCCGGGCTTGCCTTCATGATCATCGCGCTCGGGCATGGTTGACGGCGACGGCGACGTCGGTCTGGCCGAGGCGCGGCTGCGTCGGCAGGTCACGCTCGCCGGTCACGCCGGTGACGAGGACGCCGCCCGGGCCCGCCTGACCGACGCGGCGCCACGAGTCCGTGCAGCATCACTCGGCGCCCTGGCGCGCATGCACCGGTTGGCGCCGAGCGAGCTCGCGAGCGCGCTCGCCGACTCGGCACCAGAGGTCCGCCGACGAGCATGCGAGCTCAGCGTCGGGCTCCCCGCGGTCGACTTGCAGCCGCTGCTCGCCGATCCCGAACCCCTTGTCGTCGAGGCCGCGGCGTGGGCGGTTGGCGAGCGCAGGGATGCCGGGGTCATAGCCACCCTGGCCCGAGTCGCGACCGAGCACGACGACCCGCTCTGTCGCGAGGCCGCCGTCGCCGCCCTGGGTGCCATCGGCGACGATCGGGGGCTTCACGCCATCCTGGCTGCCCAGGACGATCGTCCCACGGTCCGCCGGCGAGCCGTCATCGCCCTGGCGCCCTTCCAGGGCTCCGCCGTCGACGCCGCTCTCGAGCGGGCCCGACAGGATCGTGACTGGCAGGTGCGCCAAGCGGCGGAAGACCTGCTCGACGAGTCCACCGGGCGGTGACCCAGGGGGACCGTTGAACGCTCGGTCAGCGTTCCGAGCTGATGAACATCGCCTTCAGCGAGTCGAAGGAGTCGAGACACCGCCCGGCCCCCAGGACGACCGTCTCGAGGGGCGTGTCCACGAGATGGACCGGCAGCGCCGTCTCGTCGCTGAGTCGCCGGCTCATGCCCTGCAGCAGGCCACCACCGCCGACGAGGTGGATGCCCTGGAGGATCAGATCCTGCGCCAGCTCGGGCGGGGCCTGGCCGAGACACCGCAGCACCGACTCGGCGATCGCTCCCACGGGCTCCTCGGTGGCCTGGCGGACCTCGTTCGCCGAGAGGATGACCGTCTTCGGAAGCCCGGACATGAGGTCCCTCCCCCGCACCTCGGCCTTGATCTCCTCCTCCATCGGGCACGCCGATCCGATCGCCATCTTGATCTCCTCGGCGGTATGTTCGCCGACGGCGATGCCATACTCCCGGCGGATGTAGGTCTGGATGGCGGCGTCGATGTCGAAGCTGCCGACGCGGATGGCTTGCAGGGACACGATGCCCCCCAGGGCGATCACCGCGGTCTCGGTGGTACCTCCGCCGATGTCGACGACCATGTTCCCGACCGGCTCGTGGATCGGCAGGCCCGCACCTATGGCGGCAGCCATCGGCTGCTCGATGAGGTACGCGCCGGCCGCTCCGGCTCGCTTGGTCGCCTCCTCGACGGCTCGGCGCTCGACGGCCGTGATGGCGGAGGGCACGCAGATCAGCACGCGCGGACGGTTGAACCGAGAGGTCCCGGCGCGGTGGAGCAGCAGCCGCAGCATGCGCTGAGTGATGTCGAAATCGGTGATGGCACCCTGTCGGAGCGGGCGCACGGCGACGATGTAGCCCGGCGTGCGCCCGATCATGTTCCACGCCTCGTGGCCCATGGCCAGCACATCCTGGGTCCTCGAGTTCAGGGCGATGACCGTGGGCTCGTTCATCACGATGCCCCGCCCGCGGCTGATGACGAGGGTGTTCGCCGTCCCGAGATCGATGGCAAGGTCCCTAGCCAGGCCACGCCCTCCGATGCCGTCTTGCCTTGCGTGACCCTACATCCTCGGGGGCCAGGGCTTGCAGGCCCCGAGAGAACTCCTCGACACCGGATTCCACCGACGTGGGCCGCCGGCCACGGGCGGCGATGACGAACGACACGAGCAGCACCAGTATCACCGGCACCGCCACATACAACAGGTTGGTCACGTCACCACTGCTCCTGCTCCCCCACCGTTCTCAGGCCCGCTCCGCCACCCCGACGACATCACATGCGTCGGAGCCCCACTCGACACCTCCCGACCAACTCTCACGCTTCCAGATTGGGACCGTCGCCTTGAGCGTATCGATGCAGAACCTCGCAGCGGCGAACGCCTCGGCCCGATGGGGGGTCGACGTCACCACCAGCACCGACGCCTCGGTGACGGCAAGCGTTCCCACTCGGTGAATCAGCACGACGCGGCCGAGACCGTCCCAACGGTCCCGAGCGGCTCTGGCGACGGCGCCCAGCCGGGGCTCGACCTGCTCGGCATAGGCCTCGTACTCGATGCCGGTCACCCCGGGACGGCCCTCGGCGTGGTCGCGCACGGTTCCTACGAAATTGACGACCGCGCCACACTCAGGTCGCACGGCCCACTC belongs to Acidimicrobiales bacterium and includes:
- a CDS encoding ATP-binding protein gives rise to the protein MGSVPAQFEFAAQFAIFLVAAAGVALVLLRAELLSRSPWARAALGVGFAALATGAFLTGSLLVQPATSSVVGGLQGAGLILILIGSLRWRAGDASQALVWLGVGLAGAAIVLQGTSARVADGLLAAGALSLGVALVAASRQAIAARVAATAAATLLVLVFILSLALSQVVSSTVRNDAVRRLDGRASSGATLTSSSPEQLRGEAVLVGSSVRASINARSDCVLADQTVVTSCVRDALSAISASAVPAGVEVAWVQPGSGVVASSANLGAALGPGAAAALPGSPAVAQAVAAQLSTGTAAVVGGQAIAVGAYPDVVIARGPGLPGTARVMGVAIAVRVLDRGYLEQLRVDDPTLSLALVGPTSVLSSAGGWNPEYGTLQGVAAQVLSGSGAVTSATVQGRFVAGQSVAASDNRPVMAFLSSTPTTVVDQTQNDLFRTLFIIALGGTLLALLLASLVGDRVGSDLRRLTTAAESIRRGDVDVKARVRSEDEVGRLGAAFDSMASSIDEKATALRDAAQDETRLRGRLEAVVAGMGEALVAVDSAGRITDFNQAAEELVLVSDSAARGRPVADVITLVGEDGADLTAYLRRPPDQRWSTQCWLQLGERGLVPVAVSAGALRGQGPGGGGAVFVLRDLRREHEVERMKTEFLSRVGHELRTPLTGIMGFSDLMARKTVPPNQARVWHGEILEQSKRLLRVVERLEFFASAGAGRLRLRPDWVDIRVLIDDVVSVWETRLQDPWLISRRVERDLDPVVADRRWVRLAIDELVDNAVKFSPDGGEVVVTARTVRGGRVLEISVTDHGKGMSEQEATVAFGEFVQGDSSDTRQFGGLGLGLSLVQRVVEGHGGSVAWESYPGRGSKFSLLLPITARQESTVAAAD
- a CDS encoding S16 family serine protease — encoded protein: MVLLVAAAVAGTTIKLNYYALAPGSAVAVGNLIKVPPDKSHTVPGQVFLTTVSLSQVRAIDYLPDKLSSDVSVVPAAEVLGSTPPSQLQVQNTLEMDDSKQAAQVAALRRLNYPVPESDAGAVVAEVQSGAPAAGKLQIGETITAIDGRPTPTADQAVAITHALHPGDVAHLTVEPGGGAPTRDVILTLGGRQQQGQQVAYMGVALSTHAQYNFPFPITINSEGIGGPSAGLAYTLGIIQALTPDDLTGGQKISATGTIDPTGQVGDVGGVAQKTVAVRNAGATLFLVPPPEYKVAMQHAGSHLKVVSVASLDQALAALSSHGGNTRDLPPPPTGETA
- a CDS encoding HEAT repeat domain-containing protein, which gives rise to MVDGDGDVGLAEARLRRQVTLAGHAGDEDAARARLTDAAPRVRAASLGALARMHRLAPSELASALADSAPEVRRRACELSVGLPAVDLQPLLADPEPLVVEAAAWAVGERRDAGVIATLARVATEHDDPLCREAAVAALGAIGDDRGLHAILAAQDDRPTVRRRAVIALAPFQGSAVDAALERARQDRDWQVRQAAEDLLDESTGR
- a CDS encoding rod shape-determining protein, with protein sequence MARDLAIDLGTANTLVISRGRGIVMNEPTVIALNSRTQDVLAMGHEAWNMIGRTPGYIVAVRPLRQGAITDFDITQRMLRLLLHRAGTSRFNRPRVLICVPSAITAVERRAVEEATKRAGAAGAYLIEQPMAAAIGAGLPIHEPVGNMVVDIGGGTTETAVIALGGIVSLQAIRVGSFDIDAAIQTYIRREYGIAVGEHTAEEIKMAIGSACPMEEEIKAEVRGRDLMSGLPKTVILSANEVRQATEEPVGAIAESVLRCLGQAPPELAQDLILQGIHLVGGGGLLQGMSRRLSDETALPVHLVDTPLETVVLGAGRCLDSFDSLKAMFISSER
- a CDS encoding molybdenum cofactor biosynthesis protein MoaE, which gives rise to MGVKPPPSGDDWVALTADRLPLEAALEWAVRPECGAVVNFVGTVRDHAEGRPGVTGIEYEAYAEQVEPRLGAVARAARDRWDGLGRVVLIHRVGTLAVTEASVLVVTSTPHRAEAFAAARFCIDTLKATVPIWKRESWSGGVEWGSDACDVVGVAERA